ATCCGTGATATGGCCGAAGCACTTTGCCCGGAATGCGAAATGAATATTACCGGAATACGCCCCGGCGAAAAGATGCATGAAATAATGGTCCCCATGAACGAAGCCAGAAACACTTATGAATACGGCAAATATTTTATAATTCAACCTGCGTATAGGTTCTTTGAGCGATCCAAAACTCATTGCTCTGGAGCTACTGTTGCAGATAACTTTGAATACAGCTCTGACACCAACATGCAATGGTTAAGTAAGGAAGATCTTCTAAGGTTGGTCGACACAAAATGATCCCGTACGGTAAGCATCATATTGATGAAGACGACATTGCAGCCGTTGTAGAAGTGCTTCGCGGTGACTGGTTAACAACAGGACCGACGGTAACAGATTTTGAAAACGGAGTAGCAAAATATATCGGTGTAACTAATGCCGTTGCAGTCTCAAGCGGCACGGCCGCTCTACACGCGGCAATGTTTGCTCTTGAAATCAAGCCGGGGGATGAAGTCATTGTCTCCCCTATTACTTTTGCTGCATCTGCCAATTGCGTCGTTTACATGGGGGCAACTCCGGTTTTTGCTGATGTGGAGCCCGACACCCTGCTTATTGACCCCAAAAGCGTTGCAGAAAAAATTACCAACAAGACGCGAGCAATTATTGCCGTGGATTATGCAGGGCAAACATGTGATTACAAAGCTCTCAAAGCCATTTGCGAAGAGTTTAACCTCAAGCTTGTCGGTGATTGTTGCCATGCACTTGGAGCCAAAGATGAACATGGACAACAAGCTGGATCCATAGCGGATATATCTGTTTTAAGCTTTCACCCAGTCAAACACATTACAACGGGTGAAGGCGGAATGGCCCTCACGAATAATCATGAACTCGCTAAGAAGATGCGTACATTTCGTAACCACGGCATTGATGTTGACGCCTCGACGCGTTCACAAAAATGCACTTGGGTTTATGAAATGCAAGAGCTTGGATACAACTACCGCATCACGGATATTCAATGCGCTCTTGGGATCAGCCAACTTAAAAAACTAGATAATTTTCTTCAGATACGTAGACAACTTGCAGCTAAATACCGCTTTTTATTTCTCAATCACTACGAAATTAAGCCCCTTAAAATTAAGAAGGGAGTTGAACACGCCTTTCATTTATACACAGTCAAGGTTCCGGCAAATAAGCGTAAAGCGGCCTTTGAAGAAATGCGTAGTCAGGGGTTCGGGGTGAATGTTCATTATATTCCTGTCCATTACCATCCATACTACAAAAAACACTTCAATACAGGAGCAGGTCTTTGTCCAGTAGCGGAAGCCGCTTATGAAGAACTGTTAACACTTCCTCTTCACCCGGGTATGACTGAAAGACAGATTGACTCCAGTGCAAAGACTCTTGATACCATACTCAAAAATTGTAAGTAATATAATGTCACGACTAAAATTTTCTATCACAAGACTGGATACAAAACGTATAACCCCAAGGGAATGGGGCGGCTATCAATCTTTCCCGACAATCACGCAAGTAGGAACAGACTTGCTCGTAGGCTTTCGCAGAGCTGTAAATATCAGCCCGGATTTGCGGGACAGAATGGATCATGGCATGGCCGGTGATATTTATACGACCCGCTCAATTGACGATGGACATAATTTCGACCGCCCGCAACTTGTCATTAGCCATGCAAAGGATGAGACCAACGAACATGACGCGCTTGTTACAGCACTTGATGATAAAAGGGTTACGCTCATAACAAGAACTCACACTTCAAAATTGCGCCGCAATTATTTCTCCATGAGCACAGACGGAGGTGTCACTTTTCCGGCACGCAGACCTCTTGATCTGCCACCTGGGGAATGGGCCTGCTTCGGACATATGGTACCGACACAAGACGGAACAAAGCTAATCGGTACGTTTTACAACGGAGAAGGAAGCGGTACATTCAGACTGAATCCTGACACTCTGGAGTTTTCAGATAAAGCCCTCATGTTCAAATTCAGCAACCAAAATTTCAGACTGAATGAAACTTCTATTGTCCGCCTGAAGTCAGGTAGATTACTCGCGCTGATAAGGCAGCAACCTTGTTACGAAGGGTTGTTTAAATCCCATTCTGACGATGACGGGTTAACATGGTCCGCACCGAAGCCTATAGGACTTTACGGGGAAGCTCCGAGCCTATTATTGTTGCCGGATGAAAGTATACTTATGCTCTACCGAGGAATGATCCGCAAAAGTAAAAAATGCAGAGTTGCTCTTTCCATATCAAAAGATCACGGAGAAACATGGAGCTGGCCTGAAACATTAGCATGGTACAAAGGCGGAAGGTTTCACGGTGGATACGGTGATTTGGCTTTAAACTCTAAAGGACAGGTTGTTGCGGTTTATTATATATCGCGAAAATTTGAAGCGCCTAAGGTGGAACGGATGTTGCTAGGATTATGATCATGACAAATCAATGTTATTAGTCCTAATCTATCCCAGATTACAAAAAAACAGCTAAATTGCTTATTAAAGTACAATACAACTGCAACTATTATATCAATTAGAGAGGATTTCATGCAACTTTACACTAAACTTAAAATTTTTCATTACCAAGAAAAATTAGACTCTCTTACCCGTGAATCAAAAAAAACATTAGCTCCTGTCCATATACGTATAAAACCTACAAATATCTGCAATCATAGCTGCTCTTATTGTGCCTACCGAGATAAAAATATGCAATTAGGCCAGGACATGGCAATTAAAGACACCATTCCAGCGGCAAAAATGGCTGAAATTGTTGAAGATTGTATTGAAATGGGAGTTAAGGCTGTTACATTTAGCGGAGGAGGTGAGCCTTTTTGCTATCCACATCTTGCAGAAACAGCACAGGCTCTTGTTGATGGAGGGATAAGCATTGCGTCCTTAACAAATGGAGCACTCCTTAAAGGAAAAGCTGCTGAAATCTTTGCTTTGCACGGAACATGGGTGCGAGTCTCAATGGATGGTTGGGATGGGCCAAGCTATGCTAAATTCAGAAATATTTCTGAAGATGAATTTTCAAAAGTTATGGAAAATATTGAAAACTTTAAAAACATGGGAGGGAAATGCTTCTTAGGGGTAAACTACATTATAAACAAAGACAATACCGACCATGTCTTCGAAATGGGCCAACGACTTAAGGATTTAGGTGTTAACAGTGTCAAATTTACTGCTTGCCTTGTTAGTAACAGTGGTAAAGAAAACAATGAATACCATGCCCCATTTTTTGAAAAAGTTAAAAATCAAATTCAATTAGCACTAGAAAAACTAACAGACCGCAACTTTGAAATATTCGATTCATACCATAATTTAGATGAGAGATTTAAAAAGGATTATGACTGGTGCCCTTACCTACAAATATTACCAGTTATAGGAGCTGATCAGCGGATATACTCATGTCATGACAAAGCGTATAACTTAGACTGCGGAGTACTAGGTACAATAAAAGATCAAAGATTCAAAGATGCTTGGCAAAACAACCGCGAAACTTTTTTTAAAATTGTGCCAAGACGAGATTGTAATCACCACTGCACATCAAATAATCAAAATAAACTTATTCATGAATACTTAGACGCTGACCCAGAGCATTTACCCTTCGTTTAATTAAAAATTACAGAGTGCATATGGATATACTTGTTATTGGAGACGGCACATTGGGCAAAAGCCTAACCCAGTCACTTAGGAATAGAGGTCATACTGTCTTTGTAACTTCACGCAAAGACTGTAATTGTTACAAACTTGACTTGAGTAATCCGCCAGAGATTACGGAACTGCCTAAAAGTGATTGGGCGATAATTGCAGCTGCAATTACAGGCTATAAAAAATGTGAAGAAGATAAGAATGCATTCAACACAAATGTAGCTAACACTATTAAACTCGCTAAAGATTTTATATCAATAGGAACCAATGTAGTTTTTCCATCAAGTACTTCTGTTTTTGACGGTAATACTCCATTTGTCACTACGGAAACACCTACTTCACCAGTAACAAACTATGGATTGCAAAAACAGGAAGTTGAAAAATTTCTATCGAGACATAATTCTAATGCATTAATTATCAGATATACCAAGCTACTGGGATATAATCTAGGCATTATTAAAGAGTGGGTAGACTCATGGAAGAACGGAATTAGCATCCGTGCATTCACAGACTTATCTATTGCCCCTGTTTTAATGGAAGATGCTGCGTTTATGACTTGTAAACTGATGGAAAAAGGTAAAACAGGCATACATCACTGCTCAGCTTTAGAAGAAATAAGCTATTACGATTTTGCGCTAAAACTGTGTGCTATACTTAATTTTAGTCCTAAGCTCGTACAAAAAAGTAGTTGTAAAAACCGTAATATCACCTATCATCCAAGATTTTCTTCACTCGATGCTAGAAAAACAGGCACAGAAATAGGATGGGAACTACCGACAATGGACAAATTAATTCAAAATGTTAAAGCAAGTATTGATGAAAATGAGACCTCATCTTGTTAGTTTTATATACAATGAATAGGCAATAGTTCACAAGACAAAATAGAATATTACTCAAAAGAAAGTTCTGTCTTAAATGCAAACTATTATCAAAGATTTATAAATTATTACAAAAAACATTTAACTCGCGTAGCGAAATATTGTTTAAGGATTAGGCCATGAAAAAAAGTAAAGTTTGTTTAATTGTTCCCAATTACAACTGGGCTGCCAATGACAGCAGAATACTCTGGCATATTATACCGTACAACTTATGCTTGTTGGCTGCGATACTTGAACCTGACTACGATGTCGTAATTATTGATGCCTATGCCGAGAATCTGACTGAAAACCAATTTAAAGAAAAGATATTACAAATAAACCCAGATGTTGTAGGCCTTACGGTTTTAATGGATCAATTCGCTGCAGCTGGGCACAAAAGTGCCTCAGTATTAAAGAAAGCCCTTCCCGAAATACCTGTGATTCTGGGAGGTGTGTATGCTACAGTCAATCCAGACCGAGCCATTGCAGATGAGAATTTTGATTATATCGTTTGCGGGGAAGGTGAAATTGCTTTTACAGGACTGATCAAACACCTTTTATCAGATTTCCCAATTCCTGAGAAAGGGATACTCTATAGAAAAAATGGAACTGTGATAGATACTGGACGAGCTGATTTTATACAAAATTTAGACGACTTTCCATTACCTGCCTACCACCTCATCGATTATGCTAAGTACGCCCACAGTGCTCCTCGCAAAAGCGTGGATGGGCCTAGGGCCTTTCCGTTTGCACGAATTATTACATCTAGAGGATGCCCCATAAACTGCTGTTTTTGTCAGGTGAAAAAAATCATGGGGCTCAAATTCAGACCACGCAGTGCAAACTCTGTTTTGGATGAAATTATGTGGCTTAAAGAAACTTACGGAATAAAGTCATTAATTTTTGACGATGACAATTTATTTACTGATCGCCAACGTGGAATTGATATACTTCAAGGCATGATAGACCGTGATCTTGTCATGCCATGGACTTCAATCGCTACAGCTGTTTTTAAACTTGATGAAGAATTAATTGATCTTATCCACCGAAGTGGTTGTGAATTTATGTCCATTTCTATTGAATCAGGAACAAAGCGAGTAATAAAAGAAATTATTGGAAAACCCATTAATTATGACCATGCGAAGAAGATGGTAAACCTCGCAAGATCTAAAGGTATATATATCAGCGCAGCCTTTATAGTTGGTTTTCCAACTGAAACATGGGATGAAATAAGAGCTACAATCTCATTTGCGGAAGAGTTAAACACTGACTATACAAAATTATTCTCAGCTGTTCCTCTTCGACATACAAAACTATGGGATTTATGTGTAGAGCATAACAGTTTTAAAAAAGATTTTTCTCCTGAAAACTTATCGTGGCATTCAGGTCAGATTGAAGGTGATGAATTTACAATTAATGACCTTACCATTCTGCGTACATATGAATGGGATAGAATTAATTTTAAAACTCCAGAAAAGATTAAACGTACCGCAGCAATGATGAAAGTTACAGAAGAAGAGTTATTAAAAATTAGACGTAACACTCTTCTTAGTGCACACGCAAATATTCAAAATTAAGTATGCAATTAATGTAAGCAAACTTAGCTAGAAATACAAAGAAGTCTTCCATACAGCTAAATATCTATGAGGTAATACATGTCAACTAATAACCAGTGTGTACTTTGTTTAGGCCACTCTATTGAAGAATTTCCAAATATTAAACTCAAAGGAGTTACATCTGACTGTAAGCCATGGCCTGATACAGGAAGATTTTGCATATGTCGTGACTGTGGGCACGTTCAAAAGCAAATGAGCGCTGATTGGCTTAAAGATGTGGCTAATATTTATTCAAGCTACAACTCATATCCACTAAGTGATGCAAAAGATCAACTTCTTCATGACTCTGGCACTCCACAATCTAGAAATAAACAACTATTAGGGGAAATTTCTAAAGAAATTGACCTTAAAGATTCAGGTAAAATACTCGATCTTGGCTGTGGAAAAGGGCAATTTTTACGATGTTTTTCTGAAATCTACAAAAAATGGGACTTGTATGGGTGCGATCAACAAGAAAGCCTTCGCCCTGAAATAACGTCTATCCCCAAGGTTAAAGATTATTACACCGGCCCCCTTGAAAAGGTCTCAGCTAAATTCGATTTTATTTCGATGCTCTACGTTATAGAACATCTATTTAACCCTTTAGAGATACTATATACAATTAAAGGTAAACTCTCTGACGGCGGGATCGTTTTCATTCAAACAGGAAATCTTGCCACCAATCCTTTTGAGCTTACCATCGTTGACCATAGCTCAATTTTTACGCTGGAAACATTGGAGCAGCTCACGCGTAAAGCTGGTTTTGAAATTCTTGCTTCATCTGACTCATGGAGAGATAAAGAAATTGGGATTCTAGCACGAATTAGCAACCGTATGAAAGTAACTACTGAATTAATTAACTATTTCCACCTAAATAAAGTTTTGCTTAATAAACAGAATTCGTGGCTCCTAAGTTTTATTCATGAAATAGATGCAACTATTCCTAAAGAGAATATAGGTATTTTGGGGTCAACAATAGCTGGGACATGGTTAGCGAACTATCCACAATGCAAATTTTCATTTTGGATAGATGAAGACCTTTCCAAAGTAGGCAAAAAACATATGGGAGCCGAAATCATACGCATTGAAAATGCCCCTGAAAAGGCTTTTGTTTATCTACCTTTTCCAAACTTGATTGCACGCAAAATTTACATACGTTTGAAGAAGATTAGGCCAGATATAAATTTTCTATTTCTACATAATGAACGCCTTTAATTGGTAATCCCCCCGAAAATTAATTGTTCTGAAAAGTAGAATTTTCTCGTAAACTAAACGAAGGGGATTCACATGAAGCAATCACGTTATACCGACAGCCAAATATTAAATATTTTGAAGCAGGCTGAAAACGGAACCCCTGTAACCAAATTATGTAGAGAGTACGGCATGAGCAATGCTGCTTTTTACAAATGG
The Desulfovibrio gilichinskyi genome window above contains:
- a CDS encoding SDR family oxidoreductase; this encodes MDILVIGDGTLGKSLTQSLRNRGHTVFVTSRKDCNCYKLDLSNPPEITELPKSDWAIIAAAITGYKKCEEDKNAFNTNVANTIKLAKDFISIGTNVVFPSSTSVFDGNTPFVTTETPTSPVTNYGLQKQEVEKFLSRHNSNALIIRYTKLLGYNLGIIKEWVDSWKNGISIRAFTDLSIAPVLMEDAAFMTCKLMEKGKTGIHHCSALEEISYYDFALKLCAILNFSPKLVQKSSCKNRNITYHPRFSSLDARKTGTEIGWELPTMDKLIQNVKASIDENETSSC
- a CDS encoding sialidase family protein, coding for MSRLKFSITRLDTKRITPREWGGYQSFPTITQVGTDLLVGFRRAVNISPDLRDRMDHGMAGDIYTTRSIDDGHNFDRPQLVISHAKDETNEHDALVTALDDKRVTLITRTHTSKLRRNYFSMSTDGGVTFPARRPLDLPPGEWACFGHMVPTQDGTKLIGTFYNGEGSGTFRLNPDTLEFSDKALMFKFSNQNFRLNETSIVRLKSGRLLALIRQQPCYEGLFKSHSDDDGLTWSAPKPIGLYGEAPSLLLLPDESILMLYRGMIRKSKKCRVALSISKDHGETWSWPETLAWYKGGRFHGGYGDLALNSKGQVVAVYYISRKFEAPKVERMLLGL
- a CDS encoding class I SAM-dependent methyltransferase yields the protein MSTNNQCVLCLGHSIEEFPNIKLKGVTSDCKPWPDTGRFCICRDCGHVQKQMSADWLKDVANIYSSYNSYPLSDAKDQLLHDSGTPQSRNKQLLGEISKEIDLKDSGKILDLGCGKGQFLRCFSEIYKKWDLYGCDQQESLRPEITSIPKVKDYYTGPLEKVSAKFDFISMLYVIEHLFNPLEILYTIKGKLSDGGIVFIQTGNLATNPFELTIVDHSSIFTLETLEQLTRKAGFEILASSDSWRDKEIGILARISNRMKVTTELINYFHLNKVLLNKQNSWLLSFIHEIDATIPKENIGILGSTIAGTWLANYPQCKFSFWIDEDLSKVGKKHMGAEIIRIENAPEKAFVYLPFPNLIARKIYIRLKKIRPDINFLFLHNERL
- the pseC gene encoding UDP-4-amino-4,6-dideoxy-N-acetyl-beta-L-altrosamine transaminase, with the protein product MIPYGKHHIDEDDIAAVVEVLRGDWLTTGPTVTDFENGVAKYIGVTNAVAVSSGTAALHAAMFALEIKPGDEVIVSPITFAASANCVVYMGATPVFADVEPDTLLIDPKSVAEKITNKTRAIIAVDYAGQTCDYKALKAICEEFNLKLVGDCCHALGAKDEHGQQAGSIADISVLSFHPVKHITTGEGGMALTNNHELAKKMRTFRNHGIDVDASTRSQKCTWVYEMQELGYNYRITDIQCALGISQLKKLDNFLQIRRQLAAKYRFLFLNHYEIKPLKIKKGVEHAFHLYTVKVPANKRKAAFEEMRSQGFGVNVHYIPVHYHPYYKKHFNTGAGLCPVAEAAYEELLTLPLHPGMTERQIDSSAKTLDTILKNCK
- a CDS encoding B12-binding domain-containing radical SAM protein, which codes for MKKSKVCLIVPNYNWAANDSRILWHIIPYNLCLLAAILEPDYDVVIIDAYAENLTENQFKEKILQINPDVVGLTVLMDQFAAAGHKSASVLKKALPEIPVILGGVYATVNPDRAIADENFDYIVCGEGEIAFTGLIKHLLSDFPIPEKGILYRKNGTVIDTGRADFIQNLDDFPLPAYHLIDYAKYAHSAPRKSVDGPRAFPFARIITSRGCPINCCFCQVKKIMGLKFRPRSANSVLDEIMWLKETYGIKSLIFDDDNLFTDRQRGIDILQGMIDRDLVMPWTSIATAVFKLDEELIDLIHRSGCEFMSISIESGTKRVIKEIIGKPINYDHAKKMVNLARSKGIYISAAFIVGFPTETWDEIRATISFAEELNTDYTKLFSAVPLRHTKLWDLCVEHNSFKKDFSPENLSWHSGQIEGDEFTINDLTILRTYEWDRINFKTPEKIKRTAAMMKVTEEELLKIRRNTLLSAHANIQN
- a CDS encoding radical SAM protein; the encoded protein is MQLYTKLKIFHYQEKLDSLTRESKKTLAPVHIRIKPTNICNHSCSYCAYRDKNMQLGQDMAIKDTIPAAKMAEIVEDCIEMGVKAVTFSGGGEPFCYPHLAETAQALVDGGISIASLTNGALLKGKAAEIFALHGTWVRVSMDGWDGPSYAKFRNISEDEFSKVMENIENFKNMGGKCFLGVNYIINKDNTDHVFEMGQRLKDLGVNSVKFTACLVSNSGKENNEYHAPFFEKVKNQIQLALEKLTDRNFEIFDSYHNLDERFKKDYDWCPYLQILPVIGADQRIYSCHDKAYNLDCGVLGTIKDQRFKDAWQNNRETFFKIVPRRDCNHHCTSNNQNKLIHEYLDADPEHLPFV